From the Bacillus sp. SM2101 genome, one window contains:
- a CDS encoding GerAB/ArcD/ProY family transporter, giving the protein MQEKLQPFPTAILIHMVQSGIILFSLPRVAADAFGTNGWIGVLLISIIVMLNIVLISLVFHFGKGRSIFNIFEDALPISLLRPFYLLLALQWGTLAVLIAKDFEMLLRMLYYPTMPFTGYVFISILLTYWLVTSGIYHISKATVIFFFLSIWTMFLLFFHLSEFRLSRFTPFIFEGSKKLVEGGSGVFTAYLGYEIILLLFPYLAVKRSTIKSFFYANVITTTVYFFVCFVSFGYFSFEYLKNESFPSLTLLDYIRFPFVERIEGFLYNLASLSVLVTVVMYYWSANEAIKHALPKIKPNRSFALLLVVTFIISLNLTLMREVELALTILARIEIGIAILLPIILIVLISITHMRRKTNA; this is encoded by the coding sequence ATGCAAGAAAAACTCCAACCTTTTCCAACTGCTATACTTATCCATATGGTTCAATCAGGGATTATTTTATTCAGCTTACCTCGTGTAGCAGCTGATGCTTTTGGAACTAACGGGTGGATTGGAGTTTTACTAATCTCCATAATCGTCATGTTAAATATAGTGCTCATTAGTCTCGTGTTTCATTTCGGTAAAGGAAGGTCGATATTTAACATATTTGAGGATGCTTTACCTATTTCATTGCTGCGGCCTTTTTACCTCCTTTTAGCTCTGCAATGGGGTACTTTGGCAGTTCTTATCGCAAAGGATTTTGAAATGTTGTTGAGAATGTTATATTATCCGACGATGCCATTTACAGGATACGTATTTATATCAATATTATTAACGTATTGGCTCGTAACGAGTGGCATTTACCATATTAGTAAAGCAACCGTTATTTTCTTTTTTTTATCAATATGGACTATGTTTTTATTATTTTTCCACCTTTCCGAATTTAGGTTGTCTCGATTTACACCATTTATTTTTGAAGGCAGCAAAAAATTAGTTGAAGGTGGTAGCGGAGTGTTTACTGCTTATTTAGGGTATGAAATTATCTTGCTATTGTTTCCTTATTTAGCTGTAAAGAGATCTACAATTAAATCATTTTTTTATGCAAATGTTATTACAACAACGGTCTATTTCTTCGTTTGCTTTGTATCTTTTGGTTATTTTAGCTTTGAGTACTTAAAAAATGAATCATTTCCTTCGTTGACATTGCTTGATTACATTAGATTTCCTTTTGTGGAACGAATTGAAGGCTTTCTATATAATTTAGCTTCTTTATCCGTTTTAGTTACTGTTGTCATGTATTATTGGTCTGCAAATGAAGCTATAAAGCACGCTTTGCCAAAAATAAAGCCAAATCGCTCATTTGCATTATTGTTAGTCGTTACGTTTATAATTTCTTTGAACCTGACATTGATGAGAGAGGTTGAATTAGCCTTAACAATACTTGCACGAATTGAAATCGGAATAGCTATTTTATTACCAATTATCCTTATAGTACTTATAAGCATCACACATATGAGGAGGAAAACAAATGCGTAA
- a CDS encoding spore germination protein, protein MKNDTAKKKTSDNELEKHDSNPEPTYSHIEQQFTDCTDISKKYCQRVDVRLIYFEYMVDKQTLNSDVIDKMEGLDREEVHSFLQQSQFQPSHDNKEVVKAILDGNAAIFHENNTYIFEATKLETRAIQTAESETIITGPHDALNELIDTNLSLIRRRVKSSHLKVLKLSVGEIGKSNVYLLYIDGIADQQIVQDAKTRIENIEIDAIYDVNMLVQLIDESPNSPFPQFHTTERPDVISSKLTEGKVVGMMENSPYAFSAPTSFFDFFQSTDDYNQRWLVGSATRLLRLFALFVTVSFTALYVSITTYHYEMVPDLLLISLITSRSNVPFPPIMEALLMEFTIELLREAGARLPTKIGQTIGIVGGIVIGSASVDAGITSNILIIAVSISAISSFVIPSYVMSNSIRIIRFGFILLAGLLGNLGIVFGIACLVIHLTGLTNLKAPYFWPISPTNLSGWKDTIIRGPLSIFNTRPNISSPTNDTRKKLK, encoded by the coding sequence ATGAAAAATGATACAGCTAAAAAGAAGACATCCGACAATGAATTAGAAAAGCATGATAGTAACCCTGAACCTACCTATTCACATATTGAGCAGCAATTTACAGATTGTACTGACATATCTAAGAAATATTGTCAACGAGTCGATGTAAGGCTAATCTATTTCGAGTATATGGTTGACAAACAAACACTAAACAGTGATGTTATTGATAAAATGGAAGGTCTTGACCGTGAAGAAGTACACTCGTTTCTACAGCAAAGCCAATTTCAGCCTAGCCACGATAATAAAGAAGTAGTAAAAGCGATCTTAGATGGTAATGCTGCTATTTTTCACGAAAATAATACGTATATATTCGAAGCTACAAAGTTAGAAACACGCGCGATACAAACAGCTGAATCTGAGACAATTATAACAGGTCCACATGATGCATTAAATGAACTAATAGATACAAATCTATCTCTCATTAGGCGTAGAGTGAAAAGCTCTCATTTAAAAGTACTAAAATTGTCGGTAGGTGAAATAGGAAAAAGTAACGTGTATTTATTATATATTGATGGCATTGCTGATCAACAAATTGTTCAAGATGCTAAGACAAGGATCGAAAACATAGAGATTGATGCAATTTATGATGTTAACATGCTTGTTCAATTAATCGATGAATCTCCAAACTCACCTTTTCCACAATTTCATACGACAGAACGTCCCGATGTCATTTCGTCTAAACTAACTGAAGGAAAAGTTGTCGGCATGATGGAGAACAGTCCTTATGCGTTCAGTGCTCCAACGAGCTTTTTTGATTTCTTTCAGTCAACAGATGATTATAACCAGCGGTGGCTCGTGGGATCTGCCACAAGGTTGTTACGCCTTTTTGCTTTATTTGTAACTGTTTCTTTTACAGCTCTGTATGTGTCAATAACTACATATCATTATGAAATGGTACCCGACTTACTATTAATTAGCTTAATTACATCAAGAAGTAATGTGCCCTTTCCACCAATAATGGAAGCATTGTTGATGGAATTTACCATTGAGTTGTTAAGAGAGGCTGGAGCACGTCTACCAACGAAGATTGGTCAAACAATCGGTATTGTTGGAGGAATTGTCATTGGGTCAGCATCAGTAGACGCTGGTATTACGAGTAATATTTTAATTATAGCTGTTTCAATTTCTGCCATCTCTTCTTTTGTCATACCTAGTTATGTCATGAGTAATTCTATTAGGATTATTCGGTTTGGATTTATTTTATTAGCTGGTTTGTTAGGTAACTTAGGCATTGTATTTGGCATAGCTTGTTTAGTTATTCACCTCACTGGATTAACTAACTTAAAAGCGCCATATTTTTGGCCTATATCACCAACAAATCTTAGTGGTTGGAAAGATACGATCATTAGAGGGCCTCTTAGTATTTTTAATACCCGTCCTAACATAAGTAGCCCTACAAATGATACAAGAAAAAAATTAAAATAA
- a CDS encoding GerAB/ArcD/ProY family transporter, which produces MQEKLHPYQVTIVVYMIQIGITIITLPRISAETFGTNGWIGIIIVSLLVAVNILAIGLVFFYSNGKSIFKILDEGLPQFLLRPFYLFLALLWSTLGVLIAKNFELQLNLFFYPTRTAYIYVLMSLFFTYWLVRRGIYHIAKASVVFFAVILMTLLLGFLLPEFRFTRLTPFVFKGDKELFKGGIQVVSAFLGYELTLLFIPYMLKPKTAVKSVLLGHAIVTFVYLSTCFVAFGLFSYRQLLNEKFPILTMLEYLEFPFIERVEGFVFHFFILEVIITVVFFYWGADQVLRQAIPKISPRKSILSLIIVSFCLSLFVKGSLEVDKWLLGLGFAEAIIAVLLPTLLLLTLGISHLRHKQNV; this is translated from the coding sequence ATGCAAGAAAAACTTCATCCTTATCAAGTCACTATCGTTGTTTATATGATACAAATTGGAATTACCATCATTACTTTACCTCGTATCAGTGCTGAGACTTTTGGGACGAATGGATGGATTGGGATAATAATTGTATCTCTACTAGTAGCAGTGAACATATTAGCAATTGGTTTAGTCTTCTTTTATAGCAATGGAAAATCAATTTTTAAGATTTTGGATGAAGGACTCCCACAATTTTTATTGCGGCCATTTTATCTTTTTTTAGCGTTACTATGGAGCACTCTTGGAGTATTAATAGCAAAAAATTTCGAATTGCAATTGAATTTATTTTTCTATCCAACACGTACAGCATACATATATGTATTAATGTCTCTTTTTTTTACATATTGGCTCGTTCGAAGAGGAATTTATCACATCGCCAAAGCTTCTGTTGTTTTCTTCGCTGTCATCTTAATGACATTATTATTAGGATTTCTTCTACCCGAGTTTAGATTTACAAGATTAACGCCATTTGTTTTTAAAGGTGACAAAGAGTTATTCAAAGGTGGGATACAAGTTGTATCGGCTTTTTTAGGGTATGAGCTAACCCTTCTTTTTATACCTTATATGCTGAAACCAAAAACAGCTGTAAAATCAGTATTACTCGGACATGCCATAGTCACTTTTGTCTATCTTAGTACATGTTTTGTTGCTTTTGGCTTATTTAGCTATCGTCAATTGTTAAATGAAAAATTCCCAATCCTAACTATGCTTGAATATTTGGAGTTTCCATTCATAGAAAGGGTTGAAGGCTTTGTTTTTCACTTTTTTATATTAGAAGTGATTATCACTGTTGTGTTTTTTTATTGGGGTGCTGATCAAGTTCTTAGACAAGCAATTCCAAAGATTTCCCCTAGAAAATCGATTTTAAGTTTAATAATTGTCTCATTTTGTTTATCACTATTTGTTAAGGGCTCTCTTGAAGTTGATAAATGGTTACTCGGTCTCGGTTTTGCTGAAGCAATCATTGCAGTATTACTTCCTACACTACTCTTATTAACATTAGGAATATCTCATTTACGTCATAAACAAAATGTTTAA
- a CDS encoding proprotein convertase P-domain-containing protein, with product MKIRTYLLIALLTAMLVLPSSIVKGAIVTDAIPKPINVTNTPGTWYLGALPDNVNMNKSPLVFVQGLHGNAKDWWEETVYYGENDMYNYAYANGYRTAFVQLEDATGGDAADMWHNGQMLASMLEEIYNYFGEQVTIIAHSKGGVDSQTALVHFGAWPYVNDVITLSSPHYGSPLADLAYSSWANWLADLIGRTDEGTYVMQTGEMEKFRLITDENESAYKNNYYTASGTGWGPFFSALWFGGAYIGGDNDGLVPVWSSKLPYGTHFFSGGDDIDHDNIRMGNSSFDRIASLLNDTSTFTSANWFTAASSDSQYVPEQLLRGGSLSTNQLVEELIPVESDNNRVVFQILTASKDVNVKLISPKGKEYTKKSKQYIQSEGENYFKNTYIQTFTIDQPGAGEWQIDLNSSNDDAYFIITNFQGSNALNLNWGELEKEAKNKDKKDKKLKIDKKVKKNKSKHKKPRNISNEILDIIQADTYNVTYEIVGTTENGETFYRTAVKSYYQYDEN from the coding sequence ATGAAAATCCGTACTTATCTATTAATCGCGCTATTAACTGCGATGCTAGTATTACCATCAAGTATTGTAAAAGGTGCAATTGTAACAGATGCAATTCCAAAACCAATTAATGTAACTAACACACCTGGAACTTGGTACTTAGGGGCATTACCTGACAATGTGAATATGAACAAATCTCCTCTCGTATTCGTCCAAGGTTTACACGGGAACGCTAAGGATTGGTGGGAAGAAACAGTTTATTACGGTGAAAACGATATGTACAATTATGCATATGCAAATGGCTATCGAACAGCTTTTGTACAACTTGAGGATGCAACTGGTGGAGATGCTGCGGATATGTGGCATAATGGTCAAATGCTAGCATCGATGTTAGAGGAAATTTACAACTATTTTGGAGAGCAAGTTACTATTATCGCTCATAGTAAAGGAGGGGTCGATTCACAAACAGCGCTCGTCCATTTTGGAGCATGGCCATACGTAAACGATGTCATAACATTATCTTCTCCACACTATGGTTCTCCTTTAGCTGATTTGGCATATAGTTCTTGGGCAAATTGGTTAGCAGACTTGATTGGCAGAACCGATGAAGGAACATATGTAATGCAAACAGGGGAAATGGAGAAATTCCGTCTAATTACCGACGAAAATGAAAGCGCATACAAAAATAACTATTATACTGCTTCAGGCACTGGATGGGGGCCTTTCTTTTCTGCTCTTTGGTTTGGTGGTGCGTATATAGGCGGTGATAACGACGGTCTTGTTCCTGTATGGAGTTCTAAGCTTCCGTATGGCACTCACTTTTTTAGTGGAGGAGACGACATAGATCACGATAATATTCGGATGGGCAACAGTTCCTTTGATAGAATCGCATCTTTGTTAAATGATACATCTACTTTCACATCGGCAAATTGGTTCACAGCTGCTTCATCTGACTCACAATATGTACCTGAACAATTACTACGTGGCGGTAGTTTATCTACTAATCAACTAGTAGAAGAACTTATCCCAGTAGAATCCGATAATAATAGAGTTGTATTTCAAATATTAACAGCAAGCAAAGATGTGAATGTAAAACTTATATCTCCGAAAGGAAAAGAATATACAAAAAAATCAAAGCAATATATACAATCTGAGGGAGAGAATTACTTTAAAAACACTTATATTCAAACATTTACTATAGACCAACCTGGTGCTGGAGAATGGCAAATAGATTTAAATAGTAGCAACGATGATGCCTACTTTATAATTACAAACTTTCAAGGGTCAAATGCGCTTAACTTAAATTGGGGAGAGCTTGAAAAAGAAGCTAAAAATAAAGATAAAAAAGATAAAAAATTAAAGATTGATAAGAAAGTGAAGAAAAATAAATCTAAGCACAAAAAACCTAGAAATATTTCTAATGAAATTCTTGATATAATCCAAGCTGATACCTACAATGTCACCTATGAAATTGTTGGAACGACTGAGAATGGTGAAACATTTTACCGAACTGCTGTGAAATCTTATTATCAATATGATGAAAATTAA